From a region of the Paenibacillus sp. FSL R10-2734 genome:
- a CDS encoding PH domain-containing protein encodes MALFDGLMGNASQVNLAEVQREYAQILAPQEKIERAYKLIRDMFIFTDKRLILVDIQGLTGKKTDYHSIPYKSISHYSVETAGHFDLDAELRIYISSSTMPLKKTFNKSVNIYEVQAVLSQYILK; translated from the coding sequence ATGGCACTTTTTGACGGATTGATGGGTAATGCATCTCAGGTGAATCTTGCGGAGGTACAGCGGGAATACGCACAAATTCTTGCCCCTCAAGAGAAAATTGAACGAGCCTATAAGCTGATTAGAGATATGTTTATTTTTACGGACAAACGATTGATTCTGGTGGATATACAGGGACTGACGGGCAAGAAAACAGATTATCACTCTATTCCATACAAAAGTATCTCGCATTATTCCGTGGAGACGGCAGGGCATTTTGATCTGGATGCGGAGTTACGTATCTATATTTCCAGCAGCACTATGCCGCTCAAGAAGACCTTCAACAAGTCCGTGAATATTTATGAGGTACAGGCGGTATTGTCACAATATATTTTAAAATAG
- a CDS encoding PucR family transcriptional regulator, producing MHLTVEEALSIYPLSEAKLIAGSKGKHRIVKSINVMDAPDISDWIKEGEMLLTTAYLIKDNLEDASALLQTLNRRGSSALGIKLGRFWDEVPEQLIAEAEFLNFPLIQLPFQFTFSDQMNGLFRAELSRSTHVLQSIMEKQKKLMQFALRSVRSRPLFDSVSEVIGHSLVVISARGDVIYNNSEYHSSQLLEGWPWQERNQRFRIVDHTGYRTPLMQGDKCSGYLLYCSIDPLLLPVEENLFVQGAELISYHIHSGYEDYFEQAEQREFSGLLRRCLSGNLSYTDLAQAALNLEIELLQSPFFLLLTDTTATGEERQSELLRLKEEYTEHPVLRELKGLHVVVDQGLLSIYPGDRQSPEQFRDIIHACFDNVKFNKCYYPRAAISSCKAKPEGLREAFAEVKECMGMLQLGGVHGNVVHYRQLELNLLLGQIPTEVMEKYCNGTLRRLLTREPEYVREMLRTLEVYLENDGHVNETAKKLFIHRNTATYRIEKLSELLDVDLKKINDLMRLKLVFMFRRMLGRD from the coding sequence ATGCATCTTACGGTTGAAGAAGCGTTGTCCATTTATCCTTTGTCCGAGGCGAAGCTTATCGCGGGTTCCAAGGGGAAACATCGAATTGTGAAGTCGATTAATGTGATGGACGCACCCGATATTTCGGATTGGATCAAAGAAGGCGAGATGCTGCTAACGACAGCCTATTTAATCAAAGACAATCTGGAGGATGCCTCTGCCTTGCTGCAAACATTGAATCGCAGGGGATCATCGGCCTTGGGTATTAAGCTGGGACGATTTTGGGATGAGGTACCAGAGCAGCTGATCGCTGAAGCAGAATTCCTTAACTTCCCTTTAATCCAGTTGCCGTTCCAGTTCACGTTTTCGGATCAGATGAATGGTCTGTTTCGCGCCGAGCTTAGCCGCAGCACCCACGTTCTGCAGAGCATTATGGAGAAGCAGAAAAAGCTGATGCAATTCGCCTTACGATCCGTCCGTAGCCGTCCATTGTTTGATTCGGTGTCTGAAGTAATTGGCCATTCACTTGTGGTAATTAGTGCACGGGGGGATGTGATCTACAACAACTCTGAATATCATTCCTCGCAGCTGCTGGAGGGGTGGCCATGGCAGGAACGGAATCAGCGCTTTCGTATAGTGGATCATACTGGTTATCGTACGCCGCTAATGCAAGGAGATAAGTGCTCCGGCTATCTATTGTATTGTTCCATCGATCCTTTGTTGCTCCCGGTAGAAGAGAACTTGTTCGTTCAGGGGGCTGAACTTATTTCTTATCATATTCATTCAGGCTACGAGGATTATTTTGAACAGGCAGAACAGAGGGAGTTTAGTGGATTACTGAGACGTTGTCTGAGTGGTAACTTATCTTATACAGATTTGGCGCAGGCCGCCCTCAACTTGGAGATAGAGCTGCTTCAATCACCATTTTTCCTCTTATTAACTGATACTACCGCGACTGGTGAGGAACGCCAAAGTGAGCTGCTTAGATTAAAAGAAGAATACACTGAGCACCCTGTGCTGCGGGAACTAAAGGGGCTTCATGTGGTCGTAGATCAAGGGTTATTGTCCATCTATCCGGGAGATCGCCAGAGTCCTGAACAATTTCGGGATATAATTCATGCTTGTTTTGACAACGTGAAGTTTAACAAGTGTTATTATCCGCGAGCTGCGATAAGCAGTTGTAAAGCGAAGCCGGAGGGGCTGAGGGAGGCTTTTGCAGAGGTAAAGGAATGTATGGGAATGCTTCAGCTTGGCGGAGTGCATGGGAATGTTGTGCATTATCGGCAGCTTGAGCTTAACTTGCTTCTCGGGCAAATCCCGACAGAAGTTATGGAGAAATATTGCAACGGTACGCTTAGGAGACTGCTCACTCGGGAACCAGAGTATGTTAGGGAAATGCTGCGGACGCTGGAAGTTTATTTAGAGAACGATGGTCATGTCAATGAGACAGCCAAAAAGCTATTTATTCATCGGAACACAGCCACCTACCGGATCGAGAAGCTTAGTGAGCTGCTGGACGTCGATCTTAAAAAAATAAATGATCTAATGAGGCTGAAGCTAGTGTTCATGTTTCGAAGGATGCTTGGGCGGGACTGA
- a CDS encoding NUDIX hydrolase — protein MEQKWLTWAKEIQAIAQTGLTYAKDVYDIERYQALRELSVDILANYTFESKERIRLSFAGERGYSTPKVDIRGVVFQEGRILLVREKLDGKWALPGGWGDIGLSPSEVVVKEIQEESGFEAEAIRLLAVLDKKFHNHPPEPYHVYKFFILCKIVGGEAKQGVETSEVSFFAEDELPELSEERNTKEQIRTMFEYLRNPEKVVILD, from the coding sequence ATGGAGCAGAAATGGTTAACCTGGGCAAAAGAAATACAGGCCATCGCACAGACTGGACTAACTTACGCTAAAGATGTTTATGATATAGAACGGTATCAGGCTTTACGGGAGCTGAGCGTGGATATCCTCGCTAATTATACGTTCGAAAGCAAGGAGAGAATAAGGCTCTCCTTTGCTGGCGAGCGTGGCTATTCTACGCCGAAGGTGGATATCCGCGGTGTTGTATTTCAGGAAGGCAGAATCCTACTTGTCCGCGAGAAATTAGATGGGAAGTGGGCACTTCCTGGAGGCTGGGGGGACATCGGGCTGTCACCGAGTGAGGTTGTAGTCAAGGAGATTCAAGAAGAATCAGGCTTTGAGGCGGAAGCGATTCGCTTGCTAGCTGTTCTAGATAAGAAATTCCATAACCATCCTCCGGAACCGTATCACGTGTATAAGTTTTTTATATTATGCAAAATCGTAGGCGGAGAGGCAAAACAAGGAGTGGAGACAAGTGAAGTATCTTTTTTCGCAGAAGATGAGCTTCCTGAGCTCTCCGAAGAGCGGAATACAAAAGAACAGATACGGACGATGTTTGAATATTTACGAAATCCAGAAAAAGTTGTAATATTAGACTAA
- a CDS encoding amidase family protein, with translation MDNRYGAFIDAELTVEHLGNGILDGLTFAVKDVYAVAGHCSSAGNPDWLRSHNPSGGHAAVVRQLLQSGATLRGATHTDELMYSLGGENHHYGTPINPRAAGCIPGGSSSGSAVAVASGSVDFALGTDTGGSIRVPSAYCGVYGFRPTHDVVNMEGVIPLSPQFDTVGWMADRLDVLQKVGEVLLGFGSLSEKVTTNIEKSLESSLEKNVEKCVENKVKNEIENEIENNTQKKIETLFVATDCWALVDPEIAAILSVGLNRLRTGADHSVETKIAPEGLKVWMDVFRELQGSEIWTTHGAWIEKEKPVFGPDVAARFSWAASLVGEGEEQRIAQSKREEISTQLRQLLGEDNCLVIPTVPESAPLRGGDLRQLEVNRSGAMMLSCIAGLAGLPQVTLPMLTKNGLPLGLSVIAGHGQDLRLLSWVKEVWQRS, from the coding sequence CTGGATAATCGGTATGGTGCGTTTATAGATGCTGAACTAACGGTTGAGCACTTAGGAAACGGGATATTGGACGGACTGACCTTTGCGGTGAAAGATGTGTATGCGGTAGCTGGACACTGCTCTTCGGCAGGTAATCCAGATTGGCTGCGGAGTCACAATCCATCTGGGGGACATGCGGCAGTAGTACGTCAGCTGCTCCAATCGGGAGCGACGCTTCGAGGAGCAACTCATACGGATGAGCTGATGTACAGTCTAGGTGGTGAGAATCATCATTATGGAACGCCAATAAATCCCCGTGCCGCAGGTTGTATCCCAGGTGGATCTTCGAGCGGATCGGCAGTAGCGGTAGCCTCTGGTAGTGTTGATTTTGCGCTTGGAACAGATACGGGTGGTTCTATTCGCGTCCCTTCCGCCTATTGCGGGGTATATGGCTTTCGACCGACGCATGATGTTGTGAATATGGAAGGCGTGATTCCGTTATCGCCGCAATTTGATACAGTAGGCTGGATGGCTGATCGTCTGGATGTGCTCCAGAAGGTTGGGGAGGTTTTACTTGGTTTTGGAAGCTTGTCTGAAAAGGTAACAACGAACATAGAGAAAAGTTTAGAAAGCAGTCTAGAAAAGAATGTAGAGAAGTGTGTGGAGAATAAAGTAAAGAATGAAATAGAGAATGAAATAGAGAATAATACTCAAAAGAAAATAGAGACTTTATTTGTTGCCACCGACTGTTGGGCCTTAGTTGATCCAGAGATTGCAGCTATTTTATCGGTTGGACTTAACCGCTTACGGACCGGTGCAGATCATTCTGTGGAAACTAAAATAGCTCCAGAAGGTTTGAAGGTCTGGATGGATGTCTTTCGGGAGCTACAAGGCAGTGAGATCTGGACAACCCATGGCGCCTGGATTGAGAAAGAAAAACCAGTCTTTGGGCCTGATGTTGCAGCTCGTTTCTCGTGGGCTGCCAGCTTAGTGGGTGAGGGCGAAGAGCAGCGTATTGCGCAATCTAAGCGTGAAGAAATTTCTACCCAATTGCGCCAGCTGCTGGGCGAAGATAATTGTCTTGTGATTCCGACAGTGCCGGAATCAGCACCACTGCGTGGTGGGGATTTGCGTCAATTGGAGGTGAACCGTAGTGGAGCGATGATGCTGAGCTGTATAGCCGGACTGGCAGGCCTGCCTCAGGTAACGTTACCTATGCTCACTAAAAATGGACTTCCGCTGGGATTGTCCGTTATTGCCGGACATGGTCAGGATCTACGGTTACTCTCATGGGTGAAGGAAGTGTGGCAGCGGTCTTGA
- the ggt gene encoding gamma-glutamyltransferase, with protein sequence MAEKPVIGTKTMVVSPHYLASAAGARILGKGGNAFDAAVAVSATLAVVYPHMTGLGGDSFWLTYNKQEARVRAYNGSGRSSYGARRSCYAGEAYIPRRGIRSAITVPGMVDSWDAMLSKYGRLTLAEVLEPAIDYAQGGFPLSPDQRNNTLLAGAALSAEASAIYLPGGVVMSAGSRFQQTQLAATLKTLAAGGRDSFYKGKIAEDICDYMLAAGGYLTRDDFADHQGDWVEPIHTEYQGHTVYQVPPNSQGFTGLMSLNILENFNFGEIEHGSYEYYHLLVEALKLSFHERDKVLTDPDFSAIPLGQLLDKRYAEQLASTISMQKAVQLTSQPIGSDTAYAAVVDEEGNAVSFIQSLYFEFGSGVVAGDTGILLQNRGSFFSLDPGHINTLEPHKRSFHTLMPAMACREGKPAILYGTQGGEGQPQTQTLLLTRMLHYGMNPQTAVSEPRFVWGRTWGEPTQELKVEARVDEEVLTDLSGAGHSVRKVDAFDGIMGHAHAIAIDDNGYLSGGTDPRCDGAAIGW encoded by the coding sequence ATGGCGGAGAAACCCGTAATAGGCACAAAAACAATGGTCGTCAGCCCCCATTATTTAGCTTCGGCTGCGGGTGCACGCATCTTGGGAAAAGGGGGGAATGCCTTTGATGCAGCAGTGGCGGTTAGTGCTACGCTTGCGGTAGTCTATCCGCATATGACGGGGCTTGGCGGGGATTCCTTCTGGTTGACTTATAACAAACAAGAAGCGCGTGTTAGGGCCTATAACGGAAGCGGACGGTCGAGTTACGGAGCTCGCAGAAGTTGTTATGCGGGGGAAGCTTACATCCCTAGGCGGGGGATTCGCAGCGCCATCACCGTGCCTGGGATGGTGGATAGCTGGGATGCCATGCTGAGCAAGTATGGTCGCTTAACGCTAGCGGAGGTGCTAGAGCCAGCTATTGACTATGCTCAGGGTGGGTTTCCGCTATCGCCGGATCAGCGGAATAATACGCTACTCGCAGGAGCTGCGTTGTCGGCGGAGGCTTCGGCGATTTATTTGCCGGGCGGAGTGGTTATGTCTGCTGGGTCGAGATTTCAGCAGACACAACTGGCTGCCACTCTAAAGACATTGGCAGCAGGTGGGCGGGATTCTTTTTATAAAGGGAAAATTGCTGAAGATATCTGCGATTATATGCTGGCAGCAGGTGGTTATCTCACTCGGGATGATTTTGCGGATCATCAGGGAGATTGGGTCGAGCCGATTCATACGGAATACCAAGGGCATACGGTGTATCAAGTGCCACCAAATTCGCAGGGATTCACGGGGCTGATGAGTCTTAATATATTGGAGAACTTTAATTTCGGAGAAATCGAGCATGGTTCTTATGAATATTATCATCTGCTTGTTGAGGCGCTGAAGCTAAGCTTTCACGAGCGGGATAAGGTGCTTACAGACCCGGATTTTAGTGCAATTCCTTTGGGGCAACTGTTGGATAAACGTTATGCAGAACAACTGGCCTCTACGATCTCAATGCAAAAAGCGGTACAGCTGACAAGTCAGCCAATCGGCAGTGATACAGCTTATGCTGCGGTTGTAGACGAGGAAGGGAATGCAGTCTCTTTTATTCAGAGTTTGTATTTTGAATTTGGTTCAGGCGTGGTGGCTGGGGATACAGGGATTTTGCTGCAGAATCGGGGTTCATTTTTCTCGCTTGATCCCGGCCACATCAATACGCTAGAGCCGCATAAGCGCAGCTTCCACACACTGATGCCAGCCATGGCTTGTCGAGAGGGGAAGCCTGCGATTTTGTATGGTACACAAGGCGGTGAAGGTCAGCCTCAGACTCAAACGCTGCTGCTTACACGGATGCTGCATTATGGAATGAATCCGCAAACAGCAGTAAGTGAACCGCGTTTTGTGTGGGGGAGAACGTGGGGGGAGCCAACGCAGGAACTAAAGGTGGAAGCTCGGGTAGATGAAGAGGTGCTGACAGATCTCTCAGGAGCCGGTCATAGTGTCCGGAAGGTCGACGCGTTTGACGGGATCATGGGTCATGCCCACGCGATTGCTATAGATGACAATGGATATCTCAGTGGGGGAACGGATCCGCGCTGTGATGGCGCGGCGATTGGTTGGTAG
- a CDS encoding XdhC family protein, whose amino-acid sequence MNTHEIAMHIQTHKAPAVLATLIEVEGHSYRKPGAVMLFFEGGTIGSLSPGCLESDLQLRTSEIWERGLPEIVEYNMLSPDDLSWGETVGCGGKIKVVLEPVQGKLYELLVLVSDRLAAGEKLILFREAAERGFSYRLELDADTSLSQNKKAPKLSHSAKESLATGRFMAAPVELTAFHTSFVPKPRLVIFGGGRDVVPIVELAGRVGFRITVADWREGSLQNEFPHAERIICSPTEVAKRLGVAQGDYVLICSHQIGRDRQFLESVIPLAPLYIGIIGSKARTALLLEGLEAPASLHAPVGLPIGGEGPEEIAVSIIAEIIQIRRAGLRELPKGVDSFESSRNIFGSGAEQADGRVQGFTEIVAGGLARERRA is encoded by the coding sequence GTGAATACACATGAGATCGCAATGCATATTCAAACCCATAAGGCGCCCGCGGTGCTGGCAACGCTGATAGAAGTAGAGGGACACTCGTATCGTAAACCTGGGGCGGTGATGTTGTTTTTTGAAGGAGGCACGATTGGGAGTCTGAGTCCAGGTTGTCTGGAAAGCGATCTGCAGCTGCGAACTTCTGAGATATGGGAACGAGGGCTGCCCGAAATTGTGGAGTACAATATGTTGTCTCCCGATGATTTGTCCTGGGGTGAGACTGTCGGCTGCGGGGGCAAAATCAAAGTGGTGCTTGAACCTGTGCAGGGGAAGTTATATGAGCTTTTGGTGCTGGTGAGTGACAGGCTGGCTGCGGGAGAGAAGCTAATTTTGTTCCGTGAAGCTGCGGAGAGAGGTTTTAGCTATAGGCTAGAGCTGGATGCTGATACTTCATTATCGCAGAACAAGAAAGCTCCGAAATTATCCCACTCGGCAAAAGAAAGCCTGGCGACAGGCCGATTCATGGCCGCTCCAGTAGAATTGACAGCATTCCATACGTCCTTTGTGCCCAAACCGCGGCTTGTAATTTTTGGCGGGGGACGTGATGTGGTTCCGATTGTAGAGCTTGCGGGCAGAGTTGGCTTTCGGATTACGGTTGCGGATTGGCGCGAAGGAAGTCTGCAAAATGAGTTTCCTCACGCTGAACGAATCATTTGTTCTCCAACGGAGGTTGCTAAGCGATTGGGTGTAGCTCAGGGGGATTATGTGCTGATTTGTAGCCATCAAATTGGGCGGGATAGACAGTTCCTGGAGAGCGTGATTCCGCTAGCTCCGCTGTACATCGGAATTATTGGTTCAAAGGCGCGGACAGCTCTTTTATTAGAAGGGCTTGAGGCTCCTGCATCTTTACATGCGCCAGTAGGGCTGCCCATTGGTGGAGAAGGTCCCGAGGAAATTGCGGTCAGTATTATAGCGGAAATCATTCAAATTAGAAGGGCGGGCTTACGAGAGCTGCCTAAAGGAGTGGATAGTTTTGAAAGTAGCAGGAATATATTTGGCAGCGGGGCAGAGCAGGCGGATGGGCGTGTCCAAGGT
- a CDS encoding RNA methyltransferase — MQKNSGKNTFIYTYTCSEDELSLCQMELRCLFGGGMPSSIFKSEVEVDVSRSPFIKERIDVMYEGDSLPEIYDQTEQVELGGKTFKVIFVKTNDLSPADKIEYDERRVIEREIGLRIEGEADVNHPELVYGIVTLGGRWYFGAYHKNKATWFRQMKKPRSYSIALSTRVARAAVNIAVPNPEGVRAIDPCCGIGTVMVEALSMGINMVGRDINPQIAIGARTNIAHFGFTSEVTLGDIADITEHYDVAIVDMPYNLYSSITPEEQFAILVNARRIADRVVIVAIEPMDEMINEAGFTIIDRCEAKKGLFSRHLMLCQ; from the coding sequence TTGCAAAAGAATAGTGGAAAGAACACATTTATATATACTTACACCTGTTCGGAGGATGAGTTATCTCTGTGTCAGATGGAGCTGCGTTGTCTTTTTGGAGGGGGAATGCCTTCTTCAATCTTTAAGAGTGAGGTAGAGGTGGATGTTAGCCGCAGTCCCTTCATTAAAGAGCGAATTGATGTCATGTACGAGGGAGACAGCTTGCCCGAAATTTATGATCAGACGGAGCAAGTGGAGCTTGGCGGCAAGACGTTTAAGGTTATTTTTGTGAAGACCAATGATCTGTCCCCTGCCGACAAAATAGAATATGATGAGCGTAGAGTGATCGAGAGAGAAATCGGCTTGCGTATTGAAGGAGAAGCGGATGTTAATCATCCGGAGCTCGTATACGGTATTGTAACGCTGGGCGGGCGCTGGTACTTTGGAGCTTATCATAAGAACAAAGCCACCTGGTTCCGTCAAATGAAGAAGCCGCGCAGCTACTCTATCGCTCTTAGCACACGTGTGGCCCGAGCTGCGGTCAATATCGCTGTTCCGAATCCGGAGGGTGTACGAGCAATCGATCCTTGCTGCGGCATCGGAACTGTAATGGTAGAGGCTCTGTCGATGGGAATTAATATGGTCGGACGTGACATTAACCCTCAGATCGCGATCGGTGCTAGAACGAATATTGCTCATTTTGGATTCACAAGTGAGGTAACGCTTGGGGATATTGCTGACATCACAGAACATTACGACGTAGCTATTGTAGATATGCCTTATAATCTATATTCTAGTATTACACCTGAGGAACAGTTTGCTATTCTGGTGAATGCGCGCCGGATTGCAGACCGTGTGGTTATCGTTGCGATTGAACCGATGGACGAGATGATTAATGAAGCTGGATTTACGATTATAGACCGCTGTGAAGCCAAAAAAGGATTGTTTTCCCGTCACTTAATGCTTTGCCAGTAA
- a CDS encoding helix-turn-helix domain-containing protein, whose translation MEHSMEEPTRFMPMLEDCSITRQILDRVGDKWSVLIIVNLGVKALRFKELQRRSGGISQRMLTQTLRHLERDGIVWRKATPTVPLTVEYGLTSIGESLLEPLTSLVEWVNQNNGKIAEARIDYDSQHETQD comes from the coding sequence TTGGAACATTCGATGGAAGAACCCACTCGGTTCATGCCGATGCTGGAGGATTGCTCCATTACCCGCCAGATTCTGGACAGGGTCGGAGACAAATGGAGTGTACTGATTATTGTCAATTTGGGTGTTAAAGCTCTGAGATTCAAAGAATTGCAAAGGCGCTCTGGAGGGATTTCGCAACGGATGCTGACACAAACCCTTCGCCATCTAGAACGGGATGGGATTGTTTGGCGTAAAGCAACGCCTACAGTACCTTTGACTGTGGAATATGGTCTGACGAGCATAGGAGAATCATTGTTGGAGCCTTTAACCTCGCTTGTGGAATGGGTTAACCAAAATAATGGAAAGATCGCCGAAGCGCGTATAGATTATGATAGTCAGCACGAGACGCAGGACTAG
- a CDS encoding ASCH domain-containing protein: protein MCNKEKIKLFWEDYTQLHPQVADNYEAWAFGDNPQMADELLDLVIRGIKTGTASNYEVYEVSEETLPEIGRHSILLDGHGNPQAVIVTTNVQITPFDEVSADFAYTEGEDDRTLESWRHEHEKFFTRESLAFLKKPFKPKMKVVCENFKLEYTKS, encoded by the coding sequence ATGTGCAACAAAGAGAAGATTAAGCTTTTTTGGGAAGATTACACCCAGCTTCATCCTCAAGTAGCGGATAATTACGAAGCTTGGGCCTTTGGAGACAATCCCCAAATGGCCGATGAATTGCTAGATCTGGTGATCCGCGGGATCAAGACAGGAACTGCTTCAAACTATGAAGTTTATGAAGTCAGCGAAGAGACGTTACCGGAAATTGGCCGACACAGCATCCTGCTAGATGGGCATGGTAATCCGCAAGCAGTGATCGTTACAACCAATGTGCAAATTACACCCTTTGATGAGGTCAGTGCTGACTTTGCCTATACCGAAGGCGAGGATGACAGAACACTGGAGTCGTGGCGCCATGAGCATGAGAAATTCTTCACCAGAGAATCCTTAGCGTTCTTGAAGAAACCTTTTAAACCAAAGATGAAGGTGGTTTGCGAGAATTTTAAACTGGAATATACGAAATCCTGA
- a CDS encoding RidA family protein translates to MSKKQVFTGSPWESVVGYSRAIRIGNRIEVAGTTAMQDGEVIGVGDPYAQTKFILHTIEKALNQLDADLSHVIRTRMFVTDISRWEEVGKAHGEFFKDIQPVATMVEVKALIDPLLLVEIEVEAFVE, encoded by the coding sequence TTGAGTAAAAAACAAGTATTTACAGGTTCACCATGGGAATCGGTGGTAGGATATTCTCGCGCCATTCGAATTGGCAATCGGATCGAAGTCGCAGGAACAACAGCCATGCAAGACGGGGAAGTGATCGGTGTAGGAGATCCATATGCGCAGACGAAATTCATTCTACATACCATTGAAAAAGCACTTAACCAGCTAGACGCTGATTTGTCGCATGTAATTAGAACAAGAATGTTCGTAACGGACATCTCCCGCTGGGAAGAAGTCGGCAAAGCACACGGCGAATTCTTCAAAGACATTCAGCCTGTAGCAACCATGGTAGAGGTAAAAGCGCTCATTGATCCACTACTGCTAGTAGAAATAGAAGTCGAGGCATTCGTAGAATAG
- a CDS encoding ABC-F family ATP-binding cassette domain-containing protein: MIIQCQNVQKYHGAQLVLNSITFDIRQGEKIGLIGRNGCGKTTLFHLLNGEERPDQGQISIRKGSVVGMLAQIQEVNEKETVYDVLQRSFAEPLQWQQRLRELELEMSTFNTGTDETLWNRLLKEYGSLQDKFETAGGYEIESTIQRVATGLGIGTGQYSRLFASLSGGEKTKVGLAELLLRRPDVLLLDEPTNHLDMNAIEWLEQYLQSYDGTVLAISHDRYFLDAVVKKVIEIEDGEAITFHTNYSGYQVEKETRLLQQFADYQEQQKKIKQMQESIKRLIEFGNRGTPPNPAFYRRAASMQKALDRMVKVKRPILERKSMDLQLQQNDRSGNQVVILEDIGKAYGERSLFTGANEVLRYGETTALLGGNGAGKSTLLRIILGQEVPDSGSCTLGSRTVVGYLAQEAVPENNKQSVLRYFREEAGLEEGEARGQLARFLFYGADVFKDIMNLSGGEWTRLRFAVLMHRKPNLLILDEPTNHLDIDSREALEEALEEFPGTVLAVSHDRYFINRLFHKLWSIESGRFGVFNGNYEYYKEKQAEKALAAPAAIPHQPKPSSSEGTTSRSGKPQSNGSVNVTSANTSSSRKKSIHFDWEKAIAEVEDQLGDIDTKMLDPLISSHAAELAELQKERDTVQEQLDELYAGWMETVGH; this comes from the coding sequence ATGATTATCCAATGCCAAAATGTTCAAAAATACCACGGTGCACAGCTCGTGTTAAATAGCATCACCTTCGATATTCGACAAGGGGAAAAAATCGGCCTGATCGGCCGCAATGGCTGCGGTAAAACTACGCTTTTCCATCTACTGAACGGTGAAGAGCGCCCAGATCAAGGGCAAATCTCCATACGCAAAGGCAGCGTAGTAGGGATGCTGGCTCAAATTCAAGAGGTGAATGAAAAAGAAACCGTTTATGACGTTCTACAGCGTAGCTTTGCCGAACCTTTGCAGTGGCAACAACGCCTGCGAGAGCTGGAGCTTGAAATGTCCACCTTCAATACCGGAACGGATGAAACGCTATGGAATCGACTGCTGAAAGAATACGGTAGCCTTCAAGATAAATTTGAGACCGCAGGAGGCTACGAAATTGAATCCACAATTCAGCGAGTTGCCACTGGTCTAGGAATCGGAACGGGGCAATATAGCCGCCTATTCGCCTCTCTTTCTGGTGGCGAGAAGACCAAGGTCGGTCTCGCAGAGCTGCTGCTACGCCGTCCAGATGTACTTCTACTCGATGAGCCAACTAATCATCTAGACATGAACGCCATTGAGTGGTTAGAGCAGTACTTACAGAGCTATGACGGTACAGTACTAGCCATTTCCCATGATCGTTACTTCCTCGACGCTGTAGTCAAGAAGGTAATTGAGATTGAAGACGGCGAAGCCATCACCTTCCACACCAACTATAGCGGCTATCAAGTGGAGAAGGAAACACGGCTTCTTCAACAATTTGCTGATTATCAAGAACAACAGAAAAAAATTAAGCAAATGCAGGAGAGCATCAAACGCCTCATCGAATTTGGGAATCGGGGAACTCCCCCAAACCCTGCCTTTTACCGGCGAGCAGCATCCATGCAAAAAGCACTGGATCGTATGGTAAAGGTTAAACGTCCTATTCTTGAGCGCAAATCGATGGATTTGCAGCTGCAGCAAAATGATCGTTCCGGTAATCAGGTCGTCATTCTGGAGGATATCGGAAAAGCATATGGTGAGCGGAGCCTTTTCACAGGCGCAAACGAAGTGCTTCGCTACGGAGAGACTACGGCACTCCTCGGGGGTAACGGAGCAGGTAAAAGTACACTTTTAAGAATTATATTAGGGCAGGAAGTCCCGGACAGTGGAAGCTGTACTCTTGGTTCAAGAACCGTAGTCGGTTACCTCGCACAAGAGGCTGTCCCTGAAAATAACAAACAATCTGTACTCCGCTACTTCCGCGAAGAAGCCGGTCTAGAAGAAGGTGAAGCGCGAGGGCAGCTTGCACGTTTCCTATTCTATGGTGCCGATGTGTTCAAAGACATCATGAATTTGTCCGGAGGGGAATGGACCCGCCTGCGCTTCGCAGTGTTGATGCATCGTAAACCAAACCTGCTGATTCTGGATGAACCAACGAACCATCTAGATATTGACTCTCGTGAAGCGCTAGAGGAAGCGTTAGAGGAGTTTCCAGGCACAGTGCTGGCCGTATCACATGATCGCTACTTCATCAATCGCCTGTTCCACAAACTGTGGTCCATTGAAAGTGGACGATTTGGAGTCTTCAACGGCAATTATGAGTATTACAAGGAGAAGCAAGCTGAAAAAGCATTAGCAGCACCAGCTGCTATTCCTCATCAGCCTAAACCCTCCTCTTCAGAAGGAACCACGTCACGCTCCGGTAAGCCTCAATCTAACGGTTCAGTGAATGTTACCTCGGCTAACACGTCCAGTTCCCGCAAAAAAAGCATCCACTTCGACTGGGAGAAGGCTATTGCAGAGGTTGAGGATCAGCTTGGCGATATCGATACCAAAATGCTAGATCCACTGATCAGTAGCCATGCGGCAGAGCTCGCCGAGCTACAAAAAGAACGCGATACAGTGCAAGAGCAATTAGATGAACTTTATGCGGGCTGGATGGAAACCGTCGGCCATTAA